In Aegilops tauschii subsp. strangulata cultivar AL8/78 chromosome 3, Aet v6.0, whole genome shotgun sequence, one genomic interval encodes:
- the LOC141020980 gene encoding uncharacterized protein: MQASSVAAAANAATLEEMDRKLKISDKELDLVNKRLDEAQAAAAEIEGLREALKKAEAEATAKKMATEKAVAELEKAKLAAEQHEARVTEVQVELQDAAKKLEALEKE; this comes from the exons ATGCAGGCATCTTCCGTGGCCGCGGCTGCTAATGCTGCGACACTTGAGGAGATGGATCGGAAGCTCAAGATTTCTGATAAAGAGCTGGACCTTGTCAACAaacggcttgacgaggcacaag CTGCCGCCGCCGAGATCGAGGGCTTGAGGGAGGCCTTGAAGAAAGCCGAGGCAGAGGCGACCGCGAAGAAAATGGCCACTGAGAAGGCGGTGGCTGAGCTtgagaaggccaaacttgcggccgagcagcacgaggctcgggtgACCGAAGTCCAGGTggagctccaggatgccgccAAGAAGCTGGAGGCCCTTGAGAAGGAGTAG